Proteins from one Devosia chinhatensis genomic window:
- a CDS encoding prephenate dehydratase, which translates to MTKKIAFQGEPGAFSHAAAANVFPGEEFVGCVTFEETLAAVQSGRADFAVVPVENSLYGRITDIHHLLPESGLYIIGETYLRVEMTLLGVPGATFEDIKAVQSLSVALGQCRRFIADNGLRTINAVDTAGSAREVAQKGEKSVAAIASRFAGEIYGLTVLAENIEDADHNTTRFLVLSPTEKNAAQHDGKLKTTFVFRVRNVPAALYKAMGGFATNGVNMTKLESYMVGGAFTATQFYADIEGHPDDISVQHAFEELGFFTDHFRILGVYPAADHRA; encoded by the coding sequence ATGACCAAGAAGATTGCCTTCCAGGGCGAACCCGGCGCCTTCAGCCATGCTGCGGCAGCCAATGTCTTTCCCGGCGAGGAATTCGTGGGCTGCGTCACCTTCGAGGAGACGCTGGCCGCCGTGCAATCCGGCCGCGCCGACTTCGCCGTGGTTCCGGTGGAAAACTCTCTTTACGGTCGCATTACCGACATTCACCACCTGCTTCCCGAAAGCGGCCTCTACATCATCGGGGAGACCTATCTGCGCGTGGAAATGACCCTGTTGGGCGTCCCCGGGGCGACCTTTGAGGACATCAAGGCGGTGCAGTCGCTTTCGGTGGCCCTGGGACAATGCCGGCGATTCATCGCCGATAACGGCCTCCGCACCATCAATGCGGTCGACACTGCCGGCTCGGCCCGTGAAGTCGCCCAGAAGGGCGAGAAATCCGTAGCGGCCATCGCCTCGCGCTTCGCGGGAGAGATCTATGGTCTTACGGTTCTGGCCGAGAATATCGAGGATGCCGACCACAACACCACCCGTTTCCTCGTGCTGTCGCCAACCGAAAAGAACGCGGCCCAGCACGACGGCAAGCTCAAGACCACGTTCGTCTTCCGGGTCCGCAACGTGCCGGCTGCGCTCTACAAGGCCATGGGCGGCTTTGCTACCAATGGCGTCAACATGACCAAGCTCGAGAGCTACATGGTCGGCGGCGCCTTTACCGCCACCCAGTTCTACGCCGATATCGAGGGGCATCCCGACGATATCAGCGTGCAGCACGCCTTCGAGGAACTCGGCTTTTTCACCGACCATTTCCGCATTCTGGGCGTCTATCCGGCTGCCGATCACCGCGCCTAA
- the treY gene encoding malto-oligosyltrehalose synthase: EGFERLAEAAHARNLGIILDIVPNHTAFVLENDWLCDVLRHGEHSRFAPYFDIDWRAGPLVLPLLPEPIGIMLDRGDFSASDGFWVFEGVKVPLAAEGPQQANGRDDLLALHAQQHWRLHHWELERDGITHRRFFNVTALIGMRVEDPSVFTATHALIVDLVRSGLVDGLRVDHIDGLADPKAYLERLAAVVPDIPIWVEKILVGRENLDPEWKTIGTTGYEAARLIAQLLTDVDGMETLDAHWRDYTGISKPFSEALAIAKRDIMHNELAAELHQLVGLAAAALADDPAVEAGPEGLREAITGLLSGMRQYRTYIDASGASAADRQLIEAVVDQTGGGLRSTRILERLAEHLVTPRTQADQKLATRLQQVSGALLAKAQEDTAGFRWTRYLAANEVGAEPDEATIQDDEANAFLAGRRTSEMTLTSTHDTKRSEDSRMRLVAISHQPEAFNRLVRNADRLAPAALSPRWRWYIVQSVLALWGEAPGELEERLREHNRKAMREAKIDSFWTRPHSETEAAADAFSDALSAHWRKNAPQDLDRIIETGEALSLAQLALKCLLPGFPDIYRGGEGAFFALTDPDNRRPVDWQALAGLSETDGFAGQKAALTRILLALRRDEPDFFTNASAEIDRSRGLCLRRKAGGRTLVMTFGTDIEGMSIWHSGAGDGALTIAWL; encoded by the coding sequence GGAGGGCTTCGAGCGCCTGGCTGAGGCTGCGCATGCCAGAAACCTCGGCATCATCCTGGACATCGTGCCCAATCATACCGCCTTCGTGCTCGAGAATGACTGGCTGTGCGACGTCCTTCGCCATGGCGAGCATAGTCGCTTCGCCCCTTATTTCGATATTGACTGGCGCGCCGGGCCCCTGGTCCTGCCGCTTCTGCCCGAACCCATCGGGATCATGCTGGACCGCGGCGATTTCAGCGCCAGCGACGGCTTCTGGGTCTTTGAGGGGGTCAAGGTGCCGCTGGCAGCAGAGGGGCCGCAGCAGGCAAATGGCCGGGACGACCTTCTTGCATTGCATGCGCAACAGCACTGGCGGCTCCATCACTGGGAGCTGGAGCGCGACGGCATCACGCATCGCCGCTTCTTCAATGTCACGGCCCTGATTGGCATGCGGGTCGAGGACCCCTCGGTGTTCACCGCCACCCACGCACTCATCGTCGATCTGGTGCGGTCCGGCCTCGTCGACGGGCTGCGTGTCGACCATATCGATGGGCTGGCCGATCCCAAGGCCTATCTCGAACGGCTGGCCGCTGTCGTGCCGGACATCCCGATCTGGGTGGAAAAGATCCTGGTCGGACGTGAAAACCTGGACCCGGAATGGAAAACGATCGGGACCACCGGTTATGAAGCGGCGCGCCTCATCGCGCAACTTCTTACAGACGTCGATGGCATGGAGACGCTCGACGCTCATTGGCGCGACTATACCGGCATCAGCAAGCCCTTCTCCGAAGCGCTGGCCATTGCCAAGCGCGACATAATGCACAACGAGCTGGCGGCCGAACTGCACCAGCTCGTCGGCCTCGCCGCTGCCGCACTCGCCGATGATCCCGCCGTCGAAGCCGGACCCGAGGGGCTGCGCGAGGCGATTACCGGGCTTCTTTCGGGCATGCGCCAATATCGCACCTATATCGACGCCAGCGGCGCATCAGCCGCCGATCGTCAGCTGATCGAAGCTGTCGTTGATCAGACAGGAGGCGGCTTGCGCTCGACCCGCATCCTCGAGCGGCTGGCTGAGCATCTGGTGACGCCGCGAACCCAGGCGGATCAAAAGCTCGCCACCCGCCTCCAGCAGGTGTCTGGTGCGCTTCTCGCCAAGGCCCAGGAAGATACGGCCGGTTTCCGCTGGACGCGCTATCTGGCGGCCAATGAAGTAGGCGCTGAGCCGGATGAGGCCACCATTCAAGACGATGAAGCCAACGCCTTCCTCGCAGGGCGGCGGACCAGCGAAATGACTCTGACATCGACGCATGACACCAAGCGATCCGAGGACAGCCGCATGCGGCTCGTCGCCATCAGCCATCAGCCCGAAGCCTTCAATCGCCTGGTGCGCAATGCGGACAGGTTGGCGCCCGCAGCTCTGTCGCCGCGCTGGCGCTGGTATATCGTTCAGTCGGTGCTGGCGCTCTGGGGCGAAGCGCCGGGAGAGCTCGAAGAGCGATTGCGCGAGCATAATCGCAAGGCGATGCGGGAAGCCAAGATCGACAGTTTCTGGACGCGGCCACACTCCGAGACAGAAGCGGCGGCAGATGCCTTTTCCGATGCCCTTTCTGCCCATTGGCGCAAAAATGCCCCGCAAGACCTCGACCGCATCATCGAGACCGGCGAAGCCCTGTCGCTGGCCCAGCTGGCGCTCAAATGCCTGCTGCCGGGCTTTCCCGACATCTATCGTGGCGGCGAAGGGGCCTTTTTCGCCCTGACCGATCCGGACAATCGCCGCCCCGTCGACTGGCAGGCGCTGGCCGGGCTGTCCGAAACCGATGGCTTTGCCGGACAGAAGGCCGCGTTGACGCGTATTCTGCTGGCTCTCCGGCGGGACGAGCCGGACTTCTTCACCAATGCCAGCGCCGAGATCGACCGGAGCCGGGGGCTTTGCCTGCGCCGAAAGGCGGGCGGGCGCACCCTGGTCATGACCTTTGGCACCGACATCGAGGGTATGTCGATCTGGCACAGCGGGGCGGGCGACGGAGCCCTCACTATCGCCTGGCTTTAG
- a CDS encoding 2-hydroxyacid dehydrogenase, whose protein sequence is MLLLHLSDVDEASWARAFAEKLAPYPVVRRGDDFDPADVRYIFVWKPGPDAFNGLTNLAAIFSLGAGVDALLRHPRLPDVPVVRFVDADLSQRMSDYVVAHVTMHHRQYSRFRADQKAHRWSQFYPPSAQQTNVGIMGMGVLGQDAVQRLRPLGFGLRSWSRTPRPIEGVTGFSGDAEFDTFLAKTDILVNLLPLTPQTAGILNAETFAKLRRGGLEGGPVIINAARGGHQKEADIVRALADGVLGAASLDVFEVEPLPKDSPLWDIENCYITPHVAAISSEASGVAYFSRILVDHEAGKPLVNVVDRGRGY, encoded by the coding sequence ATGCTGTTGCTGCACCTATCCGATGTCGACGAGGCCAGCTGGGCCCGCGCCTTCGCCGAAAAACTCGCACCCTATCCGGTGGTGCGCCGGGGCGACGATTTCGATCCTGCGGACGTGCGCTACATCTTCGTGTGGAAACCCGGCCCGGATGCCTTTAACGGCCTCACCAACCTTGCGGCGATCTTCTCGCTCGGTGCCGGTGTCGATGCCCTGCTGCGCCATCCGAGGCTTCCCGACGTGCCGGTCGTGCGCTTCGTGGACGCCGATCTCAGCCAGCGGATGAGCGATTACGTGGTGGCACACGTCACCATGCATCACCGCCAATACAGCCGCTTCCGTGCCGATCAGAAGGCGCATCGCTGGAGCCAGTTCTATCCGCCTTCCGCCCAGCAAACCAATGTCGGTATCATGGGCATGGGCGTGCTCGGCCAGGATGCCGTGCAGCGGCTGCGGCCCCTTGGTTTCGGGCTGCGCAGCTGGAGCCGTACGCCCCGGCCCATCGAGGGCGTGACCGGCTTTTCCGGAGACGCGGAATTCGACACCTTCCTTGCCAAGACCGATATCCTGGTCAATCTTCTGCCGCTCACCCCGCAGACGGCCGGCATCCTCAATGCGGAAACATTCGCAAAGCTGCGTCGGGGCGGGCTTGAAGGCGGGCCGGTGATCATCAATGCGGCGCGCGGTGGACACCAGAAGGAAGCCGACATCGTCAGGGCGCTGGCCGATGGCGTACTGGGTGCTGCGAGCCTCGACGTCTTCGAGGTCGAGCCTCTTCCAAAGGACAGCCCGCTCTGGGACATCGAGAACTGCTATATCACACCCCATGTGGCTGCCATTTCCAGCGAGGCCAGCGGGGTCGCCTATTTCTCGCGCATCCTCGTCGACCACGAGGCGGGCAAACCGCTGGTCAACGTCGTGGACCGCGGTCGCGGCTACTGA
- a CDS encoding c-type cytochrome produces MDSFELNKILGAVLGTLMFVMGVGFLAEAIYHPIEGRGPGYDLPEPEVVASGPVEEVPAVPLGVLLASASVDRGVAAVRKCQSCHNFGEGEPNKQGPNLYNIVGGPKAHMPDFAYSDILLQQQAEGQVWSYENLDAFLENPRGYAPGTKMAFAGVRSPEERADILAYLQTLSSSPVPFPEPEAVPAEEAPAAEGGVEGVDPNASPDNTVPAELTTPEAGGSEAVETTAPAGAVDTPTTTQTESPIQGTPVQSTTPQAPLSGTQPAPATGTQPAPATAPATGQ; encoded by the coding sequence ATGGATTCGTTCGAGCTAAACAAGATTCTAGGCGCCGTCCTCGGCACGCTGATGTTCGTGATGGGTGTCGGCTTCCTCGCCGAAGCCATCTACCACCCGATCGAGGGCCGTGGTCCTGGCTATGACCTGCCCGAGCCCGAAGTGGTTGCCTCCGGCCCAGTGGAAGAAGTGCCGGCCGTGCCGCTCGGGGTGCTGCTGGCCAGCGCCAGCGTCGATCGCGGCGTCGCCGCCGTCCGCAAGTGCCAGTCCTGCCATAATTTCGGTGAAGGCGAGCCCAACAAGCAGGGCCCGAACCTGTACAACATCGTCGGCGGCCCCAAGGCCCACATGCCCGATTTCGCCTATTCGGATATCCTGCTTCAGCAGCAGGCCGAGGGTCAGGTCTGGTCCTACGAGAACCTCGACGCATTCCTTGAAAATCCACGCGGCTACGCACCGGGCACGAAGATGGCCTTTGCCGGCGTGCGCTCGCCTGAGGAACGCGCCGATATCCTGGCCTATCTGCAGACCCTGTCGTCCAGCCCCGTCCCCTTCCCCGAGCCCGAAGCCGTTCCGGCCGAGGAAGCGCCGGCAGCAGAAGGTGGCGTCGAGGGCGTCGATCCCAATGCCAGCCCGGACAACACCGTCCCGGCCGAGCTGACCACGCCCGAGGCGGGCGGCAGCGAAGCGGTCGAGACCACGGCTCCGGCCGGTGCCGTGGACACGCCCACGACCACTCAGACCGAATCGCCGATCCAGGGCACTCCGGTGCAGTCGACGACGCCGCAGGCGCCGCTGTCCGGCACACAGCCGGCTCCCGCTACCGGCACCCAGCCGGCACCGGCGACCGCTCCTGCCACCGGCCAGTAA
- a CDS encoding YqaA family protein translates to MTNPTVAPAKLSFYDRLKLATKHRFAEPILAALCFLEAMILPVFPEIMLAPMIIADRMRAWRLALICTIASVTGGLAGYAIGFYLFDSIGRPIIDFYGAGNGFESLRQSFNENGPLMILIGALSPIPYKVITITSGVAGLDIWTFVIYGIIGRGLRYFVPCGLFYFFGPVAGEFIEKHKKWAGWGMIILVVVGFAMAPLLFPKSHGPATEAAVEQMTAVDEVVPRELLPNPAELLGGGIPDENAEAAPAN, encoded by the coding sequence ATGACCAATCCAACCGTCGCTCCCGCAAAGCTCAGCTTCTATGATCGCCTGAAGCTCGCCACCAAGCATCGATTTGCCGAACCGATCCTGGCGGCGCTGTGCTTCCTCGAAGCGATGATCCTACCGGTCTTCCCCGAGATCATGCTGGCCCCGATGATCATCGCGGACCGGATGCGGGCCTGGCGGCTGGCGCTGATCTGCACCATTGCGTCGGTCACAGGGGGCCTTGCCGGCTACGCCATCGGCTTCTACCTCTTCGACAGTATCGGCCGTCCGATCATCGATTTCTACGGTGCCGGCAACGGCTTTGAATCGCTGCGCCAGAGCTTTAATGAAAACGGCCCGCTGATGATCCTGATCGGCGCGCTGTCGCCCATTCCCTACAAGGTCATCACCATCACCTCGGGAGTGGCCGGCCTCGATATCTGGACCTTCGTGATCTATGGCATTATCGGGCGCGGCCTGCGCTATTTCGTCCCCTGCGGGCTGTTCTATTTCTTCGGGCCTGTCGCCGGCGAATTCATCGAAAAGCACAAGAAATGGGCCGGCTGGGGCATGATCATCCTTGTCGTCGTCGGGTTTGCGATGGCGCCCTTGCTCTTCCCCAAGAGCCACGGGCCGGCCACCGAAGCGGCCGTGGAACAGATGACGGCGGTCGACGAGGTCGTGCCACGCGAACTCTTGCCCAATCCTGCCGAATTGCTCGGCGGAGGGATCCCGGACGAGAATGCCGAGGCCGCTCCCGCCAACTGA